A region of Hydrogenimonas cancrithermarum DNA encodes the following proteins:
- the fabI gene encoding enoyl-ACP reductase FabI, which yields MIMKGKRGLIVGVANNKSIAYGIAKACHEQGAELAFTYLNDALKKRVEPIAAEFGSDMVYPLDVSKPEEFEALAENLEAKWGTFDFVVHAVAFAPKEALSNPFVETTKAAFDVAMDISVYSLIELSRHMLPMLNDGASILTLSYLGAEKYIPNYNVMGVAKAALEASVRYLAADLGPRKGIRVNAISAGPIKTLAASGIGDFRFILKWNEANAPLRRNVTIEEVGNSAMYLLSPLASGVTGEVHYVDAGYNLMGMAAVDEEDGKAVLNWDKQK from the coding sequence ATGATAATGAAAGGAAAACGCGGCCTCATCGTGGGTGTCGCAAACAACAAATCGATCGCATACGGCATTGCCAAAGCGTGTCATGAGCAGGGGGCGGAACTTGCGTTTACCTATCTCAACGACGCGCTCAAAAAGCGTGTCGAGCCGATCGCGGCGGAGTTTGGCAGCGATATGGTCTACCCACTCGATGTGAGCAAACCCGAAGAGTTCGAAGCCCTGGCGGAGAATCTCGAAGCGAAGTGGGGGACGTTCGACTTCGTCGTTCACGCCGTGGCGTTCGCTCCGAAAGAGGCGCTCAGCAATCCGTTCGTGGAGACGACCAAAGCGGCCTTCGATGTGGCGATGGACATTTCGGTCTACAGCCTTATCGAATTGAGCCGCCATATGCTTCCGATGCTGAACGACGGAGCCTCCATTCTCACGCTCAGCTACCTCGGTGCCGAAAAGTACATTCCCAACTACAATGTCATGGGTGTCGCCAAAGCGGCACTCGAAGCGTCGGTACGCTACCTCGCCGCGGATCTCGGGCCACGAAAGGGCATCCGCGTCAACGCGATCAGCGCAGGCCCCATCAAGACCCTGGCGGCCAGCGGTATCGGCGACTTTCGTTTCATTCTCAAATGGAACGAAGCCAACGCACCTCTGCGCCGCAACGTCACGATCGAAGAGGTCGGCAACAGCGCGATGTACCTGCTGAGCCCGCTCGCGAGCGGCGTAACCGGCGAAGTGCACTATGTCGATGCGGGCTATAACCTGATGGGCATGGCGGCCGTCGACGAAGAGGACGGAAAAGCGGTTCTGAACTGGGATAAACAGAAATAA
- a CDS encoding four helix bundle protein — protein sequence MKLCRWLQEECNEYILSKQLLRSGTAIGALVHEAEFAQSRSDFLNKLYIALKEANETKYWLYLLYDSALINDKMFQSIHPDIQSLLKILVSSTKTLKEQVKH from the coding sequence GTGAAACTCTGTAGATGGCTTCAGGAAGAGTGCAACGAATATATTTTGAGCAAACAGTTGCTTCGTTCCGGTACAGCGATCGGTGCTCTGGTTCACGAAGCTGAGTTCGCCCAATCGAGATCCGATTTTCTCAACAAGCTCTATATCGCTTTGAAAGAAGCCAATGAAACGAAATACTGGCTCTATCTTTTATATGATAGCGCGCTAATCAATGATAAAATGTTTCAGAGCATTCATCCCGATATCCAATCGTTATTGAAGATTCTCGTATCGAGTACAAAAACTTTAAAAGAACAGGTAAAACATTGA
- a CDS encoding triose-phosphate isomerase: MSKILAANFKTNHTRASTRAYIEALDAHLDASGYKGETYIFPPATALDRFETKADIRIGAQNAYPTVKGSFTGEIGLEQLGEFGIGTILVGHSERRHILGESQAFIAQKYAWFKEQGFTIVYCIGEPLEVREAGDDAVRRYLVDQCEGIDTAYEKLILAYEPVWAIGTGRTATPELIEQTHAVIKRLSDRPLLYGGSVKPQNIADILAVPGCDGALIGTASWDVESMVSMLETAMRDEK; this comes from the coding sequence ATGAGTAAAATACTCGCCGCCAACTTCAAGACCAACCATACCCGCGCATCGACCCGTGCGTACATCGAAGCGCTCGATGCCCATCTGGACGCATCGGGGTACAAAGGAGAGACCTACATCTTCCCTCCTGCGACGGCGCTCGACCGTTTCGAGACGAAAGCCGACATCCGAATCGGCGCACAGAACGCCTATCCGACGGTCAAAGGCTCTTTTACCGGCGAGATCGGCCTCGAGCAGCTTGGAGAGTTCGGCATCGGCACCATACTCGTAGGCCACAGCGAACGGCGCCACATTCTGGGTGAGTCGCAGGCGTTCATCGCACAAAAATATGCATGGTTCAAAGAGCAGGGCTTTACCATCGTCTACTGCATCGGCGAGCCTTTGGAAGTGCGTGAAGCGGGTGACGATGCGGTTCGCCGCTATCTCGTCGACCAGTGTGAAGGTATCGATACGGCGTATGAAAAGCTGATATTGGCCTACGAACCGGTCTGGGCGATCGGAACGGGACGAACGGCCACACCGGAGCTGATCGAGCAGACCCATGCCGTCATCAAGAGATTGAGCGACCGCCCGCTGCTCTATGGCGGAAGCGTGAAACCGCAAAATATTGCAGACATTTTGGCTGTTCCCGGTTGTGACGGAGCACTGATCGGCACGGCGAGTTGGGACGTCGAAAGCATGGTTTCCATGCTGGAAACAGCGATGAGAGATGAGAAGTGA
- a CDS encoding phosphoglycerate kinase has translation MRLLTIKDLDLAGKKVFIRCDFNVPLDEFGNITDDRRIRAALQTIRYCLDHECAIVLASHMGRPKGEYSEKYSLKPVAKRLHALLHHDVTLAKDVVGPDATAKAAALQGGEILLLENVRFEPGETKNDPELAKKFASMAEFYVNDAFGVSHRAHASVEAITHYFDADHKGAGFLLQKEIKYFHKLLKKPTRPFMAIVGGSKVSGKLEALINLLPKVDKMVIGGAMAFTFLKAAGLEVGNSLVEDDLLDDANHIVQEAKRLGVKLYLPVDFVVAPEFKEDAPVKYVTYQEIPADWMGLDIGLASTRLFREALSDCQTILWNGPMGVYEMDKFARGSFKLANYVAESYATKIIGGGDTADLIQRVGVDDEMTFISTGGGASLELLEGKTLPGIAALQVDGDDDE, from the coding sequence ATGCGACTTTTGACGATCAAAGACCTCGATCTTGCGGGAAAGAAAGTTTTTATACGATGCGACTTCAATGTACCACTCGACGAGTTTGGCAACATCACGGACGATCGCCGTATCCGCGCGGCGCTTCAGACGATCCGCTACTGCCTCGACCATGAGTGTGCCATCGTTCTCGCGAGCCATATGGGACGCCCGAAAGGGGAGTACAGCGAGAAATATTCGCTCAAGCCGGTAGCCAAACGTCTTCATGCGCTGCTCCATCACGACGTGACGCTGGCGAAAGATGTCGTGGGGCCCGATGCGACGGCCAAAGCCGCGGCGCTCCAGGGCGGCGAGATACTTCTTCTGGAGAATGTGCGCTTCGAACCGGGCGAAACGAAAAACGATCCGGAACTCGCGAAAAAGTTCGCTTCGATGGCTGAATTCTACGTCAACGACGCATTCGGCGTCAGCCACCGCGCCCATGCGTCGGTCGAAGCGATCACCCACTATTTCGATGCGGACCACAAAGGCGCCGGTTTCCTTTTGCAAAAAGAGATCAAATACTTCCACAAGCTGCTCAAGAAGCCGACACGCCCCTTTATGGCGATCGTCGGGGGAAGCAAAGTCTCGGGCAAGCTCGAAGCGCTCATCAACCTTCTTCCAAAAGTCGACAAGATGGTGATCGGCGGAGCGATGGCCTTTACGTTCCTCAAAGCGGCGGGGCTGGAAGTGGGCAACTCCCTGGTCGAAGACGATTTGCTCGATGACGCGAACCACATCGTTCAGGAAGCCAAGCGTCTGGGTGTCAAACTCTATCTGCCGGTCGACTTCGTCGTCGCTCCCGAGTTCAAAGAGGATGCCCCCGTAAAATACGTCACCTATCAGGAGATTCCGGCAGATTGGATGGGGCTCGATATCGGCCTGGCGTCGACACGCCTCTTCCGAGAAGCGCTCTCGGATTGCCAGACCATTCTCTGGAACGGGCCGATGGGTGTCTACGAGATGGACAAGTTCGCCCGCGGCAGTTTCAAACTCGCCAACTACGTGGCGGAATCGTACGCCACCAAGATTATCGGCGGGGGCGACACGGCCGACCTGATCCAGCGTGTCGGCGTCGACGACGAGATGACCTTCATCTCCACCGGCGGCGGTGCGAGCCTCGAACTGCTCGAGGGCAAGACGCTGCCGGGTATCGCGGCACTGCAGGTCGACGGGGATGACGATGAGTAA
- the gap gene encoding type I glyceraldehyde-3-phosphate dehydrogenase: protein MALRIAINGFGRIGRSVARIVSKRDDVELVAINDLADPKTLEYLTNFDSVHGPLDEEALVEGNVLRLGGQSVEIFREPDPENLRFADAGADVVLECSGRFLRSEIVQTHIRHGAKRVVISAPAEDDTPTYVFGVNAHSYKGEAIISNASCTTNCLGPIARVIDEIYGIKTGLMTTIHAYTGGQSLMDAAISSDMRRCRAAAVNLVPTSTHAAEAIYKVLPNLKGKLHGQSVRVPTPDVSLMDLNLVLEKPTSAEEVNLLFLEKAKGELRGILGIDEKFGVSQDFCGDTRSGIVATDLTQVIGGNMLKIMAWYDNEWGYANRLVDMALHISK, encoded by the coding sequence GTGGCATTAAGGATCGCTATCAACGGATTTGGGCGAATCGGGCGGAGCGTGGCACGCATCGTTTCGAAACGGGACGATGTCGAACTGGTCGCGATCAACGATCTCGCCGATCCGAAAACCCTCGAATATCTGACCAATTTCGACAGTGTCCACGGGCCTCTCGACGAGGAAGCCCTGGTCGAGGGAAACGTTTTGAGGCTGGGCGGGCAGTCGGTCGAGATTTTTCGCGAGCCCGATCCGGAAAACCTGAGGTTCGCGGATGCGGGTGCCGATGTGGTTCTCGAATGCAGCGGCCGCTTTTTGAGAAGCGAGATCGTGCAGACCCACATTCGCCATGGCGCCAAACGCGTCGTCATCTCCGCGCCTGCCGAAGACGATACGCCGACCTATGTTTTCGGCGTCAATGCGCACTCCTACAAAGGCGAAGCGATAATCTCCAACGCAAGCTGTACGACCAACTGCCTCGGCCCCATCGCCCGCGTCATCGACGAGATCTACGGCATAAAGACGGGGCTCATGACGACGATTCACGCCTACACGGGCGGACAGAGCCTGATGGATGCCGCGATCTCGAGCGATATGCGTCGATGCCGCGCGGCGGCGGTCAACCTCGTCCCGACCTCTACCCATGCCGCCGAAGCGATCTACAAAGTGCTTCCGAATCTCAAAGGAAAGCTTCACGGCCAGAGCGTACGGGTGCCTACACCCGACGTTTCGCTGATGGACCTGAACCTCGTGCTCGAAAAACCGACCTCCGCCGAGGAGGTCAATCTCCTCTTTCTGGAAAAGGCGAAAGGAGAGCTCAGAGGCATCCTCGGGATCGACGAGAAATTCGGCGTCAGCCAGGATTTTTGCGGTGATACGCGCAGCGGCATAGTGGCGACCGATCTGACACAGGTGATCGGGGGAAACATGCTCAAAATCATGGCCTGGTACGACAACGAATGGGGCTATGCCAACCGCCTTGTCGACATGGCACTACACATCTCAAAATAA
- the nadD gene encoding nicotinate (nicotinamide) nucleotide adenylyltransferase has protein sequence MNRTHPKKIAIFGGSFDPPHLGHLEVIKKALQSLDIDKLIVVPAYISPFKKGHSAPPQLRFEWLKKITAFDPRIEVSDIEIKKGGPSYTIDTVNHFSEIFDTIYLIIGADNLESLHRWHRFDELNRKVKWVVATRNGEKIPEGFIRLEVKMPISSTKLRRNIVPEWIPEPIREEVLQYYSKHTKENRD, from the coding sequence ATGAATAGAACCCATCCCAAAAAAATCGCGATTTTCGGTGGCAGTTTCGACCCGCCGCACCTCGGACACCTCGAAGTCATCAAAAAGGCGCTGCAGTCACTCGATATCGACAAGCTCATCGTCGTGCCTGCCTATATCAGCCCTTTCAAAAAAGGCCACAGTGCACCGCCACAACTCCGTTTCGAATGGTTGAAAAAGATAACCGCCTTCGATCCGCGGATCGAAGTGAGCGATATAGAGATAAAAAAAGGCGGGCCGTCGTACACGATCGACACGGTCAACCATTTTTCCGAAATTTTTGATACAATTTACCTCATTATCGGCGCGGACAACCTCGAGAGCCTGCATCGGTGGCACCGCTTCGACGAACTGAACAGAAAAGTGAAATGGGTCGTCGCGACACGAAACGGCGAAAAGATTCCGGAAGGATTTATCCGCCTCGAAGTGAAGATGCCGATCAGTTCGACGAAACTGCGCCGAAACATCGTCCCGGAATGGATACCGGAACCGATCCGGGAAGAGGTATTACAATACTATTCAAAACATACGAAGGAGAATCGTGACTAA
- the rsfS gene encoding ribosome silencing factor, with the protein MQSRIDRIVDQLDQKKAEDIQVFDLSDKEYLTSYVVIATTLGDKHTLALLDHLRETLKPEGESFIAVDEGEQWTVIDLGDIMIHLMVPDYRAKYNLEEFLDSLGKRDNR; encoded by the coding sequence ATGCAATCACGTATCGACCGCATCGTCGATCAACTCGACCAGAAAAAAGCGGAAGATATTCAGGTTTTCGACCTGAGCGACAAAGAGTACCTTACCAGTTATGTGGTCATCGCCACCACACTGGGAGACAAACATACACTGGCACTGCTCGATCATTTGAGAGAAACTCTAAAACCCGAAGGGGAAAGTTTTATAGCGGTAGACGAAGGGGAGCAGTGGACGGTTATCGACCTTGGAGACATTATGATTCATCTGATGGTCCCGGACTACCGGGCGAAATACAATCTCGAAGAGTTTCTCGATTCACTGGGAAAACGGGATAATCGATAA
- the argS gene encoding arginine--tRNA ligase translates to MKRRVYKVLQKHIDHPIVLEKPKDKNFGHYATPIAFSMAKVLRRNPMQIAEELAEKLREEEMFEKVDALKGYVNIKLSRNFLNDYTVWALEHEEAFGKGENDTSILLEFVSANPTGPLHIGHARGAVWGDVLARIGTHIGYKIEREYYVNDAGNQIYLLGLSVYLAGREAVLGLDVEWPEEYYRGEYIVELAHKAVEALGREKFMDETYIPEISEWAKEQMLELINQNLAEVGIFFDHYVSEKSLYEKWDEIFTKLVEAGAVYEKDGKWWLKSTEHGDEKDRVVVREDGRPTYLAGDIIYHYLKFERGYDHYINIWGADHHGYIARVKAAIAFFGHDPQRLEIILSQMVSLLKGGEPYKMSKRAGNFILMQDIVKEIGADALRFIFLTKKSDTHLEFDVEDLKREDNSNPIYYINYAHARVFSLFEKAGKSQEDLFHASIEGLGDDAYDLLFTALLLPEVLEDAFESRQLQKVTDYLKYLAGMYHKFYYDNKVIGTPNEDALLKLSSMVALSLRVGLKMLGITALKKM, encoded by the coding sequence TTGAAACGACGCGTCTACAAAGTTCTTCAAAAACACATCGACCATCCGATCGTGCTGGAGAAGCCCAAAGATAAAAACTTCGGCCACTATGCCACTCCCATCGCTTTTTCGATGGCCAAAGTTCTTCGCCGCAATCCGATGCAGATCGCCGAAGAGCTCGCCGAAAAACTGCGTGAAGAGGAGATGTTCGAAAAGGTCGATGCCCTCAAAGGGTACGTCAACATCAAGCTGAGCCGAAACTTTCTGAACGACTACACCGTTTGGGCACTCGAGCATGAAGAGGCGTTTGGAAAGGGTGAAAACGACACTTCCATCCTGCTGGAATTCGTCAGTGCCAATCCGACGGGCCCGCTGCACATCGGCCATGCGCGAGGTGCTGTCTGGGGCGACGTCCTCGCACGCATCGGAACGCATATCGGCTACAAAATCGAGCGCGAGTATTACGTCAACGATGCAGGCAACCAGATCTATCTGCTCGGCCTTTCCGTCTATCTCGCCGGACGCGAAGCGGTGTTGGGGCTCGATGTGGAGTGGCCGGAAGAGTATTATCGCGGGGAATACATCGTAGAGTTGGCACATAAGGCGGTCGAAGCGCTCGGGCGTGAAAAGTTCATGGACGAGACCTATATTCCGGAGATTTCGGAGTGGGCGAAAGAGCAGATGCTAGAACTCATCAACCAAAACCTTGCGGAAGTCGGGATTTTTTTCGACCATTACGTCAGCGAAAAATCTCTCTATGAGAAGTGGGATGAAATTTTCACGAAGCTCGTCGAAGCCGGTGCCGTCTATGAAAAGGATGGCAAGTGGTGGCTCAAGTCGACGGAACACGGTGACGAGAAAGACCGTGTTGTCGTGCGTGAAGATGGCCGGCCTACCTATCTGGCGGGCGACATCATCTACCACTACCTGAAATTCGAGCGCGGTTACGACCATTACATCAACATCTGGGGTGCCGACCACCATGGCTACATCGCACGCGTCAAAGCGGCGATCGCTTTTTTCGGCCACGACCCGCAGCGTCTTGAAATCATTCTTTCGCAGATGGTTTCGCTGCTCAAAGGGGGCGAACCCTACAAGATGTCCAAACGCGCCGGAAACTTCATTTTGATGCAGGACATCGTCAAAGAGATCGGTGCCGATGCGCTCCGCTTCATCTTTTTGACCAAAAAGAGCGATACACATCTCGAGTTCGATGTGGAAGATCTGAAAAGAGAGGACAACTCCAACCCGATCTACTACATCAACTATGCGCATGCACGTGTCTTTTCTCTTTTCGAAAAGGCGGGCAAAAGCCAGGAGGACCTTTTTCACGCTTCGATCGAGGGGTTGGGCGACGACGCGTACGACCTTCTTTTTACGGCGCTTCTTCTGCCCGAAGTTCTCGAAGATGCATTCGAAAGCCGCCAGTTGCAGAAAGTCACCGACTATCTGAAGTACCTGGCAGGCATGTACCACAAGTTCTACTACGACAACAAAGTCATCGGCACGCCGAACGAGGATGCGCTGCTGAAACTCTCGTCGATGGTGGCACTTTCTCTGCGTGTCGGCCTGAAAATGCTGGGGATCACGGCGCTTAAAAAGATGTAG
- the tatA gene encoding twin-arginine translocase TatA/TatE family subunit — MGMPSMPELLIILAIVVLLFGAKKIPELAKGMGSGIRNFKKAMKEEEEEELAASAKAEKQVEKKAESAETVKTEEKKEA, encoded by the coding sequence ATGGGTATGCCATCAATGCCGGAACTTCTGATCATTCTTGCAATCGTCGTATTGCTGTTCGGAGCGAAAAAGATTCCAGAACTCGCAAAAGGAATGGGGAGCGGTATCCGCAATTTCAAAAAAGCGATGAAAGAGGAAGAGGAAGAGGAACTCGCAGCTTCGGCGAAAGCTGAAAAGCAGGTCGAGAAGAAGGCGGAAAGCGCCGAAACCGTAAAAACAGAAGAGAAAAAAGAGGCGTAA
- the gmk gene encoding guanylate kinase produces MQKKFGSILIISGPSGAGKSSLINAAKEKIGDYYFSISTTTRPPREGEREGVDYHFVDKETFEADIRAGEFLEYAQVHGNYYGTSLKPVREALEAGKLVIFDIDVQGHAIARERMGDLVTSVFVTTPTLEELERRLRSRATDGEEIIQKRIQNALVEIEYITAYDFLIVNDEFEKAVDSFIAVAKAARLKKGRKQALQFINRWRGQED; encoded by the coding sequence ATGCAAAAAAAGTTTGGATCGATTTTGATTATATCGGGCCCCAGCGGAGCCGGTAAAAGTTCTTTGATAAACGCCGCGAAAGAGAAAATCGGAGACTACTATTTTTCCATTTCGACGACGACACGGCCGCCGAGGGAAGGGGAACGCGAAGGGGTCGACTACCATTTCGTCGACAAAGAGACGTTCGAAGCGGATATCCGCGCCGGGGAGTTTCTGGAGTATGCGCAGGTGCACGGCAACTACTACGGCACCTCCCTCAAACCCGTGAGAGAAGCGCTCGAAGCCGGCAAACTCGTCATTTTCGATATCGATGTGCAAGGGCACGCCATCGCCAGGGAGCGCATGGGAGATCTCGTCACGTCCGTTTTCGTTACGACTCCGACGCTCGAGGAACTGGAGCGAAGACTCAGGAGCAGGGCGACCGACGGTGAAGAGATCATTCAAAAACGGATACAGAATGCACTTGTCGAAATCGAATACATCACCGCTTACGATTTTCTGATCGTCAACGACGAGTTCGAAAAAGCCGTCGACTCGTTTATCGCCGTGGCGAAAGCCGCCCGGCTGAAAAAAGGAAGAAAACAGGCGTTGCAGTTTATCAATCGATGGAGAGGCCAGGAGGATTAG
- the fliR gene encoding flagellar biosynthetic protein FliR: MSWYSLLQPDNVYTFLLLFVRLSTLFVFLPFFNHMTISPQIKAAFAFYLTLVLFPIVPVTPEPQSTSLLFAAILSEAVMGLIAGVVLNIVFGIFSYAGEQIAFVMGFSLASVIDPQSQIQSPLVSQFLTLLAMIVLLAFNGHYMILTWMVEALRNAPLGGFVLSHEMFDYIVSAMGHLFVMGFSVAFPIVALSLLSDIIFGMLMKTMPQFNLLVVGFPIKIALSLAVWFAVLGSMMLIFKGEFLSAIDVLMQWIR, translated from the coding sequence GTGAGCTGGTACAGCTTGCTGCAACCCGATAACGTCTACACATTCCTGCTTCTTTTCGTGAGGCTCTCGACCCTCTTCGTCTTTTTGCCCTTTTTTAATCATATGACCATCTCTCCGCAGATAAAAGCCGCATTCGCGTTCTATCTGACGCTGGTCCTGTTTCCGATCGTGCCCGTCACACCTGAACCGCAGAGTACATCGCTTCTTTTTGCAGCCATCCTCTCCGAAGCGGTCATGGGGCTGATAGCCGGCGTCGTGCTCAACATCGTCTTCGGAATATTCTCCTATGCCGGAGAGCAGATCGCCTTCGTCATGGGGTTTTCACTGGCGAGTGTCATCGACCCGCAAAGCCAGATCCAGTCGCCGCTGGTCAGCCAGTTCCTGACCCTTTTGGCGATGATCGTCCTTTTGGCGTTCAACGGCCACTACATGATTTTGACGTGGATGGTCGAAGCGCTGAGAAATGCCCCTCTCGGCGGGTTCGTGCTGAGCCATGAGATGTTCGACTACATTGTCAGTGCGATGGGCCATCTTTTCGTCATGGGGTTTTCGGTAGCGTTCCCCATCGTCGCCCTCTCCCTTCTTTCCGACATCATCTTCGGTATGCTGATGAAGACGATGCCCCAGTTCAACCTGCTCGTCGTCGGATTTCCGATCAAGATCGCCCTCTCTTTGGCAGTATGGTTCGCCGTGCTCGGCTCGATGATGCTGATCTTCAAGGGGGAGTTTCTTTCTGCCATCGATGTATTGATGCAGTGGATTCGGTAG
- a CDS encoding ABC transporter ATP-binding protein, with translation MPLSTTLEPPISGGPELIKAERLSHAFDYSLFENIDLTIRENEKVAVIGVSGSGKSTLLHILATLLKPQHGTVELLGSDIYSLTPKQQLAIRRFEIGIIFQFHYLFKGMSAAENIEIATLLSDTEFDDALLKRLGIENVVHQRVTELSGGQQQRVSIARVLSKNPRLIFADEPTGNLDDETAHIVMDAVFEHIEKVSGALFLVTHDERIARSCDRVYRLENQVLEQIQ, from the coding sequence ATGCCTCTTTCGACAACGCTCGAGCCGCCGATCTCCGGCGGCCCGGAGCTGATTAAAGCTGAACGACTCTCCCACGCATTCGACTACTCCCTTTTTGAAAATATAGACCTAACTATCCGTGAAAACGAAAAAGTCGCCGTCATCGGTGTCAGCGGCAGCGGAAAGTCGACACTTCTGCATATCCTGGCGACCCTTTTGAAGCCGCAACACGGAACGGTGGAACTGCTGGGTTCCGATATCTACAGCCTGACGCCGAAACAGCAGCTTGCGATACGACGTTTCGAAATCGGTATCATCTTTCAATTTCACTATCTCTTCAAAGGGATGAGTGCGGCGGAAAATATCGAAATCGCGACACTGTTGAGCGACACTGAATTCGACGATGCCCTGCTGAAGCGTTTGGGGATCGAAAACGTCGTTCATCAAAGGGTGACGGAACTCTCCGGTGGCCAGCAGCAGCGGGTCTCCATCGCCCGCGTACTCTCCAAAAATCCGCGTCTCATCTTTGCCGACGAACCGACGGGCAACCTCGACGACGAGACGGCGCACATCGTGATGGATGCGGTCTTCGAACATATCGAAAAGGTCTCCGGAGCCCTTTTTCTCGTAACGCACGACGAACGGATCGCCCGAAGCTGCGACAGGGTTTATCGGCTTGAAAACCAGGTATTGGAGCAGATTCAGTGA
- the tsf gene encoding translation elongation factor Ts, which produces MAVTAAMVKELRQMTNAGMMDCKKALTETNGDMEAAVEWLRKKGLSSAAKKAGRVASEGAISIEISDDHRKGTIAEINSETDFVAQNDNFKSLVKKATRHVHCSTATTVEDLLETEIDGTKFEEFLKGEIAKIGENIVMRRFVTIDAGENGTVEGYIHGNGKVGVLIAAKCDSDKTCEAIRPTLKNIAMHIAAMNPSYLDEEAVPAEVIEKEKEIAIEQLKKEGKPEQIWDKILPGKIKRFLKDNTLVNQPFVMDDKKTVGQVLDEAAKAVGGTAKIVEFIRFELGEGIEKKEEDFAAEVAAQMGK; this is translated from the coding sequence ATGGCAGTTACTGCAGCAATGGTCAAAGAACTCCGCCAGATGACCAACGCGGGGATGATGGATTGTAAAAAAGCGCTCACCGAAACAAACGGTGACATGGAAGCCGCCGTCGAGTGGCTTCGCAAAAAAGGTCTCTCAAGCGCGGCCAAAAAAGCCGGCCGTGTCGCATCCGAAGGTGCGATCAGCATCGAGATCAGCGATGATCACCGCAAGGGGACGATCGCCGAGATCAACTCCGAGACAGACTTCGTCGCGCAGAACGACAACTTCAAGTCGCTCGTGAAAAAAGCGACACGCCATGTCCACTGCTCGACGGCGACCACGGTCGAGGATCTGCTCGAAACAGAGATCGACGGCACGAAATTCGAAGAGTTCCTGAAAGGCGAAATCGCGAAAATCGGCGAAAATATCGTTATGCGCCGCTTCGTCACGATCGATGCCGGCGAAAACGGTACGGTCGAGGGTTACATCCACGGCAACGGAAAAGTCGGTGTTCTTATCGCTGCGAAATGCGACAGCGACAAAACATGCGAAGCGATCCGCCCGACACTCAAAAACATCGCGATGCACATCGCCGCGATGAATCCTTCCTATCTCGACGAAGAAGCCGTTCCGGCCGAAGTGATCGAGAAAGAGAAAGAGATCGCGATCGAGCAGCTTAAAAAAGAGGGCAAGCCCGAGCAGATCTGGGATAAAATCCTCCCGGGCAAGATCAAGCGTTTCCTCAAAGACAACACTCTCGTCAACCAGCCGTTCGTCATGGATGACAAGAAAACCGTCGGACAGGTTCTCGACGAAGCTGCCAAAGCGGTGGGCGGAACGGCGAAGATCGTCGAGTTCATCCGCTTCGAGCTTGGCGAAGGTATCGAAAAGAAAGAGGAAGATTTCGCAGCGGAAGTTGCGGCACAAATGGGCAAATAA